The Streptomyces aurantiacus genome includes a region encoding these proteins:
- the trxB gene encoding thioredoxin-disulfide reductase — protein sequence MSDVRNVIIIGSGPAGYTAALYTARASLKPLVFEGAVTAGGALMNTTDVENFPGFQDGIMGPELMDNMRAQAERFGAELIPDDIVAVDLSGEIKTVTDTVGTVHRAKAVIITTGSQHRKLGLPKEDALSGRGVSWCATCDGFFFKDQDIAVIGGGDTAMEEATFLSRFAKSVTIVHRRDTLRASKAMQERAFADPKIKFIWDSEVAEVQGDQKLSGLQLRNLKTGETSELPVTGLFIAIGHDPRTELFKGQLDLDEEGYLKVEAPSTRTNLTGVFGAGDVVDHTYRQAITAAGTGCAAALDAERFLSALADGEPAEPEKTTV from the coding sequence AGCCGCTGGTGTTCGAGGGAGCCGTCACCGCGGGCGGCGCCCTCATGAACACGACCGACGTGGAGAACTTCCCCGGTTTCCAGGACGGCATCATGGGCCCGGAGCTCATGGACAACATGCGGGCGCAGGCCGAGCGCTTCGGTGCCGAGCTGATTCCGGACGACATCGTCGCGGTCGACCTCAGCGGTGAGATCAAGACCGTCACGGACACGGTGGGCACCGTGCACCGGGCGAAGGCAGTCATCATCACCACCGGCTCGCAGCACCGCAAGCTGGGCCTGCCCAAGGAGGACGCCCTCTCCGGTCGCGGCGTCTCCTGGTGCGCGACCTGTGACGGCTTCTTCTTCAAGGACCAGGACATCGCCGTCATCGGCGGTGGCGACACCGCGATGGAGGAAGCCACTTTCCTCTCCCGCTTCGCCAAGTCGGTGACCATCGTCCACCGGCGCGACACGCTGCGCGCCTCCAAGGCGATGCAGGAGCGCGCTTTCGCCGACCCGAAGATCAAGTTCATCTGGGACAGCGAGGTGGCCGAGGTCCAGGGCGACCAGAAGCTCTCCGGGCTGCAGCTGCGCAACCTCAAGACCGGTGAGACGTCCGAGCTGCCTGTCACCGGCCTGTTCATCGCGATCGGCCACGACCCGCGCACCGAGCTCTTCAAGGGCCAGCTCGACCTGGACGAGGAGGGCTACCTCAAGGTCGAGGCCCCCTCGACCCGGACGAACCTGACAGGTGTCTTCGGCGCCGGCGACGTCGTCGACCACACCTACCGCCAGGCGATCACCGCCGCCGGCACCGGATGCGCCGCCGCCCTCGACGCAGAGCGCTTCCTGTCCGCGCTCGCGGACGGCGAGCCAGCAGAACCCGAGAAGACCACCGTCTGA